A region from the Sutcliffiella horikoshii genome encodes:
- a CDS encoding helix-turn-helix domain-containing protein, which produces MRNIGENIRFYRERAKMTAAELALKIRVGTGTIEKYEAGLQTPDMQTILKISTVLDVPASELLESFTSKNSTGLDPELEELIKEVGVKRAKLILRKAKDYTDEDFLNVMQVLYEKKYSTQ; this is translated from the coding sequence ATGAGAAATATTGGGGAAAACATCCGCTTTTATCGGGAACGCGCAAAAATGACCGCTGCCGAGCTTGCTTTGAAGATCCGAGTTGGAACCGGCACCATTGAAAAATATGAAGCCGGCCTGCAAACACCTGACATGCAAACCATACTAAAAATTTCAACGGTTTTAGATGTACCTGCTTCCGAACTATTAGAGTCCTTTACTTCCAAAAATTCTACAGGCCTAGATCCGGAACTGGAGGAATTAATCAAAGAAGTAGGGGTTAAAAGAGCGAAGTTAATTCTCAGGAAAGCTAAAGATTATACAGATGAAGACTTCTTAAATGTAATGCAAGTATTGTACGAAAAGAAATATAGCACTCAATAA
- a CDS encoding aminotransferase has translation MRNRVAQHVQKLQPSGIRRFFDLAANMEGVISLGVGEPDFVTSWGVREACIASLHNGHTSYTANAGLLELRNEISRYLVEQFEVEYRPETDVIVTVGASQALDLSIRAIVDPGDEVIVIEPCFVSYAPLIELVGGTAVRVGADAEKGFSIDFDVLESSITERTKAILLCFPNNPTGTMLSKDELIQVSRLVEKHDLLILSDEIYAELSFDEKFTSFATLPGMKERTILISGFSKGFAMTGWRLGFVAGPTDIIEAMLKIHQYAMMCASTMAQYGAIEALKNGRQDIEAMKKSYRRRRNYFVASLNELGLHCHNPGGAFYAFPSVKETGLSSQEFAERLLLEEKVAVVPGNVFGESGEGYVRCSYASSLEQLQEAIKRMERFVKQFR, from the coding sequence ATGAGAAACAGAGTAGCACAACATGTACAAAAACTTCAGCCTTCTGGGATTCGTCGTTTCTTCGATTTAGCTGCGAATATGGAAGGTGTTATCTCTTTAGGTGTGGGCGAACCGGACTTCGTAACATCATGGGGAGTGAGGGAAGCTTGCATTGCTTCTTTACATAATGGTCATACATCATATACAGCAAATGCAGGATTGCTGGAATTAAGAAATGAAATCAGCCGATATTTGGTCGAGCAATTTGAAGTAGAGTATAGACCTGAAACCGACGTGATTGTCACAGTGGGGGCAAGTCAGGCGTTGGATCTCTCCATCCGTGCGATTGTTGACCCGGGGGATGAAGTGATTGTCATTGAACCTTGTTTCGTTTCCTATGCGCCGCTTATTGAATTGGTTGGCGGCACTGCCGTTAGAGTCGGAGCAGATGCAGAGAAAGGGTTCAGCATCGACTTTGACGTATTGGAAAGCTCCATTACAGAGAGAACGAAGGCGATACTTCTATGTTTTCCAAACAACCCGACTGGTACCATGCTTTCAAAGGACGAACTAATCCAAGTGAGTCGTCTTGTAGAAAAACATGACTTGCTGATTTTATCGGATGAAATTTATGCAGAGCTCAGCTTTGACGAGAAGTTTACCAGCTTTGCAACTCTTCCTGGAATGAAGGAAAGAACCATCCTGATTTCTGGTTTTTCAAAAGGCTTTGCCATGACGGGGTGGCGCTTGGGCTTTGTAGCCGGGCCGACAGACATTATAGAAGCAATGCTGAAAATCCATCAGTATGCCATGATGTGCGCTTCAACCATGGCACAGTATGGTGCAATTGAAGCGTTAAAGAACGGTCGTCAAGATATTGAAGCAATGAAAAAAAGTTATCGCAGGAGACGAAATTATTTTGTGGCTTCACTGAACGAGTTAGGGCTGCACTGTCATAATCCTGGTGGAGCATTTTATGCTTTCCCTTCTGTAAAAGAGACCGGACTTAGCTCACAAGAATTCGCAGAAAGATTATTGTTGGAGGAAAAGGTGGCGGTCGTTCCTGGCAATGTGTTCGGAGAAAGTGGAGAAGGATATGTGAGATGCTCCTACGCTTCGTCATTGGAACAATTACAGGAAGCGATAAAAAGAATGGAGCGTTTTGTAAAACAATTTCGCTAG